In Marinobacter sp. es.048, the following proteins share a genomic window:
- a CDS encoding long-chain fatty acid--CoA ligase, translating into MDFEQFYQDKYPAGVLREVDLNKYKSMVDVFEQSVKKFADRPAFSAVGATLTYRDLDTQSRNFAAWLQNKTELKPGDRIAVQMPNVSQYPVVVFGAMRAGMIVVNTNPLYTTREMEHQFNDSGAKALVVLANMAENAEKVLPHTGIEHVIVTEIADMHSPIKRTLMNAVVKHVKKMVPPFNIPQAHKLPAVLSAGAREKFTPVECKQDDIAVLQYTGGTTGVAKGAMLTHGNLVANLLQTRPMMEDMVVEGQEVVIAPLPLYHIYSFTLNCGIMLEAGAHNVLIPNPRDIPGFVKELKNHKFTAFLGLNTLFVALCNNEEFQDLDFSSLKLTSSGGMALTSDTAKMWERVTGCEICEGFGMTETSPVVTFNPHSAIQIGTIGLPIPSTLVKTLDEEGNETPLGEPGELCVKGPQVMRGYWQRPEDTQKSFTEDGYLRTGDIALIQEDGYIRIVDRKKDMIIVSGFNVFPNEIEDVVSSHPKVVECAAVGLPDAKSGEAVKVYLVPTAEGVTENELKEFCRERLTAYKVPKKFEFRDELPKTNVGKILRRELRDEANNK; encoded by the coding sequence ATGGATTTTGAGCAGTTCTATCAGGATAAATACCCCGCCGGCGTGCTCCGTGAGGTGGACCTGAACAAGTACAAAAGCATGGTGGATGTGTTCGAGCAGTCGGTCAAAAAATTTGCTGACCGCCCCGCATTCAGTGCTGTTGGCGCAACTCTCACTTACCGTGACCTCGACACCCAGAGCCGTAACTTTGCGGCCTGGCTTCAGAACAAGACAGAACTGAAACCCGGCGACCGTATTGCCGTGCAGATGCCCAACGTCAGCCAGTATCCGGTGGTTGTGTTTGGTGCCATGCGGGCGGGCATGATTGTGGTGAATACCAACCCGCTGTATACCACGCGGGAGATGGAACACCAGTTCAACGATTCCGGTGCCAAAGCCCTGGTGGTTCTGGCCAACATGGCCGAGAACGCCGAGAAGGTACTGCCCCATACCGGTATCGAGCACGTGATTGTGACCGAAATCGCGGACATGCACTCGCCGATCAAGCGCACTCTGATGAATGCGGTGGTCAAGCACGTTAAAAAGATGGTGCCGCCGTTCAATATTCCCCAGGCGCATAAACTCCCGGCAGTCCTGAGTGCGGGCGCCCGTGAAAAATTCACCCCGGTTGAATGCAAGCAGGACGACATTGCCGTCCTCCAGTACACCGGTGGCACGACCGGTGTGGCGAAAGGGGCGATGCTGACCCACGGTAACCTGGTGGCCAACCTGCTGCAGACCCGCCCGATGATGGAAGACATGGTGGTTGAGGGTCAGGAAGTGGTTATTGCGCCCCTGCCGCTATACCACATTTATTCGTTTACCCTGAACTGCGGCATCATGCTTGAGGCCGGTGCGCACAACGTACTGATTCCTAACCCCCGGGATATCCCTGGCTTTGTTAAAGAGCTGAAAAACCATAAGTTTACTGCATTCCTCGGTCTGAACACGCTGTTTGTTGCACTTTGCAACAACGAAGAGTTCCAGGACCTGGACTTCAGCAGCCTTAAACTGACTTCCTCTGGCGGCATGGCACTGACCAGCGACACCGCCAAGATGTGGGAGCGAGTCACGGGCTGTGAAATCTGTGAGGGCTTCGGTATGACTGAAACCTCCCCGGTTGTGACATTTAACCCCCATAGCGCTATTCAGATCGGTACCATCGGTCTTCCGATTCCATCCACATTGGTAAAAACGCTGGATGAAGAGGGCAATGAGACGCCTCTCGGCGAGCCCGGCGAGCTTTGTGTGAAAGGCCCGCAGGTTATGCGTGGTTACTGGCAGCGCCCGGAGGATACCCAGAAATCCTTCACCGAGGATGGCTACCTGCGCACTGGTGATATTGCCCTGATCCAGGAAGACGGCTACATCCGCATTGTCGATCGCAAGAAAGACATGATCATCGTCTCGGGCTTCAACGTGTTCCCGAACGAGATTGAAGATGTGGTCAGCAGCCATCCGAAGGTGGTCGAGTGTGCCGCCGTTGGCCTGCCCGATGCCAAGAGCGGCGAGGCGGTCAAGGTTTACCTGGTGCCGACGGCTGAAGGCGTGACGGAAAACGAACTAAAGGAATTCTGTCGCGAGAGACTTACGGCTTACAAGGTACCGAAGAAGTTCGAGTTCCGAGACGAACTGCCGAAGACCAACGTGGGCAAGATCCTACGCCGTGAACTGCGGGACGAGGCGAACAACAAGTAA
- a CDS encoding VacJ family lipoprotein, translating into MKYFFIRRWLFTLAMLLSLSALLPAGQAIAQNMQEPAPEGSVPVDPTDPWENWNRKVYNFNETIDRWFLKPVAQAYRTFTPRIVDRGVTNFFNNLTELRNFTNSVLQLKGESAVVAVGRFTYNTTFGLGGLFDVATAFDLPERPEDFGQTLGYWGAGSGPYLMLPFLGPSTPRHFTGFVTDGFALPSAWDEVENPEVYYARALQIVDRRADLIPAESFISGDSYVFVRNAFLQRREFLINDGKVVNDPFASGDDEDLMLDDF; encoded by the coding sequence ATGAAATACTTTTTTATCCGGCGCTGGCTTTTTACTCTGGCCATGTTGTTGTCCCTGTCTGCACTTCTGCCAGCGGGCCAGGCTATCGCCCAGAACATGCAGGAACCCGCTCCAGAGGGGTCGGTTCCGGTTGATCCCACAGATCCCTGGGAAAACTGGAACCGCAAGGTTTACAACTTCAACGAGACCATCGACCGCTGGTTCCTGAAACCGGTGGCGCAGGCCTATCGGACTTTCACTCCGCGGATTGTCGACCGGGGCGTTACCAATTTTTTCAACAACCTGACAGAACTGAGGAACTTCACCAACAGTGTCCTTCAGCTGAAAGGGGAGTCTGCGGTGGTTGCCGTGGGGCGCTTCACCTACAACACCACCTTTGGACTGGGTGGTCTGTTCGATGTGGCAACTGCCTTTGACCTGCCGGAACGGCCCGAGGATTTTGGCCAGACTCTGGGATACTGGGGGGCGGGTTCAGGGCCTTATCTGATGCTGCCTTTCCTCGGCCCCTCCACACCGCGGCACTTTACCGGGTTTGTGACCGACGGCTTCGCGTTGCCTTCGGCGTGGGATGAAGTGGAAAATCCTGAAGTGTACTATGCCAGGGCTCTGCAAATTGTCGACCGCCGGGCGGATCTGATACCCGCTGAAAGCTTCATCTCTGGCGACAGCTACGTGTTTGTGCGGAATGCCTTTCTGCAACGTCGCGAATTCCTGATTAATGACGGGAAGGTGGTTAATGATCCGTTTGCCAGCGGTGATGATGAGGACTTGATGCTTGATGATTTTTAA
- the hrpA gene encoding ATP-dependent RNA helicase HrpA gives MTDTRSDTPSTPTPKPDAEAAVKAMMEQLDACNQQEAARIVKTVARTKGKPGQKDREKMAKWLDRGLEKVQQRHALHKPASFPEGLPVSERVDDIREAIENHQVVIIAGETGSGKTTQIPKICMNSGRGIRGLIGHTQPRRIAARSVAARIAEEIGEQTGQQIGYQVRFTDNTSEQSRVKVMTDGILLAEVQHDRFLDRYDTIIIDEAHERSLNIDFLLGYLRQLLPKRPDLKVIITSATIEVERFSEFFDKAPVIEVSGRTYPVDVRYRPLTGDEDDRDQGWTDGVLGALDEIEQHERSQKQPPGDVLVFLPGEREIRNLSKVLRHVDLRHTEVLPLYSRLSNAEQNRVFQSHKGRRIVLSTNVAETSLTVPGIRYVIDTGVARISRYSVRSKIQRLPVEPISQASANQRAGRCGRVAPGICFRLYDETDFINRPEYTDPEILRTNLASVILQMATSGLGEIRQFPFLEAPDKRQVNDGYKLLEELGAVDDKRRVTRLGRTMSRLPLDPRLARMLVTAAELGSLSETLVIIAGLSVQDPRERPQDKQQAADQAHAPFNDKESDFLTLLNVWNFYEEQRQELSQNQLKKVCQKSFLSWMRMREWRDIHRQLTLICREQKLSVNKDAASYEALHKAILAGLLGQVAVKVEKKEYLATRNRKVLIFPGSKVAKTGPKWIVATEIVETSRVFARVVAAIQPEWIEPIAGHIVKHHYFEPHWEQKRAQVMGYEKVTLYGLDIVAKRRIPYAKVDPAECRNLFIRRALVEGDYRSKAPFIARNREMLDTVENLEKKTRRRDLLVDDEVLVAFYDERLPADIISGRHFESWWKGLSAEQLKELELTEADILQRPVDAQAADLYPDYLEWEGVRYPLSYEFEPTSEKDGVTLQVPLMALKQIPSRRLEWLVPGLLREKCIALVKSLPKALRRNFVPVPDFVDAALENLQPSNEPLTLQLGEQLRRMTGVQIDPEAWSDTELPKHLRMNLRVMGDGGRTIAESRETADLQHQLEGQAEQALESATKDDSRTEPSGEYTDWQFGTLPEQVQTEKGGMQVTVYPALEDLGKQVRQIRCLDRLTAEDTTRKAIARLILNRFGRTLDDLERKLPHFKQSALMFAPVGQSKVLLDDLLLATAMQHFLPDAVPRTAEDFNRVFDAHRGDFIPALEQADERLYQAMSGYQKVAKQLKGKINLALANSMADLKFQLQNLVYPGFLVETPPEWLAEFGRYFEAALVRLEKMPREMGREREFLHAIEPLWSRYAVKRDEQKRQGVRDPELVVYRWMLEEFRVSFFAQQLGTVMTVSVKRLDRQWEKTRV, from the coding sequence ATGACAGACACCCGTTCCGATACTCCGAGCACACCGACTCCAAAACCCGATGCCGAGGCGGCCGTCAAAGCGATGATGGAGCAGCTGGACGCCTGCAATCAGCAGGAAGCGGCCCGCATCGTTAAAACGGTTGCCCGAACCAAGGGAAAGCCCGGCCAGAAAGACCGGGAGAAAATGGCCAAGTGGCTGGATCGGGGGCTGGAAAAGGTCCAGCAGCGCCATGCCCTGCACAAGCCGGCCAGTTTCCCCGAAGGCTTGCCGGTTTCCGAGCGTGTCGATGATATCCGTGAGGCCATCGAAAACCATCAGGTGGTGATCATTGCCGGGGAAACCGGTTCCGGTAAAACCACCCAGATCCCTAAAATCTGCATGAACAGTGGCCGGGGTATCCGGGGCCTGATCGGTCATACCCAGCCCCGCCGGATTGCCGCTCGCAGTGTCGCCGCTCGCATTGCCGAGGAAATCGGTGAGCAAACCGGCCAGCAGATCGGGTATCAGGTCCGTTTTACTGACAACACCTCCGAGCAGTCCCGGGTAAAGGTGATGACCGATGGTATCCTGCTGGCGGAGGTTCAGCATGATCGGTTTCTGGATCGCTACGACACGATCATCATCGACGAAGCCCACGAGCGCAGCCTCAACATCGATTTCCTTCTCGGCTACCTTCGCCAGCTCCTGCCCAAGCGCCCGGATCTGAAGGTCATCATTACCTCGGCGACCATTGAGGTAGAACGATTCAGTGAATTCTTCGACAAGGCGCCAGTGATTGAGGTGAGTGGTCGCACCTATCCGGTGGATGTGCGTTACCGGCCCCTGACTGGAGATGAAGACGACCGGGATCAGGGCTGGACCGATGGCGTACTTGGCGCCCTCGACGAAATCGAACAGCACGAGCGCAGCCAGAAACAGCCACCCGGTGACGTCCTTGTGTTCCTGCCCGGAGAGCGGGAGATCCGCAATCTCAGCAAGGTGCTGCGCCATGTGGATCTGCGGCACACCGAGGTGCTGCCGTTGTATTCCCGATTGAGTAATGCCGAGCAGAACCGGGTGTTTCAGTCCCACAAGGGCCGACGGATTGTGCTCTCCACCAACGTGGCCGAGACCTCGTTGACGGTGCCGGGTATCCGTTACGTGATCGATACCGGGGTGGCCCGGATCAGCCGCTACAGTGTCCGCTCTAAGATTCAGCGCTTACCGGTGGAACCGATTTCCCAGGCCAGTGCCAACCAGCGGGCAGGCCGTTGTGGCCGGGTGGCCCCTGGTATCTGTTTCCGGCTTTACGACGAGACGGATTTCATCAATCGCCCGGAATACACCGATCCGGAAATACTGCGTACCAACCTGGCCTCCGTCATTCTGCAAATGGCCACTTCGGGTCTTGGTGAAATCCGGCAGTTTCCGTTCCTTGAGGCGCCCGATAAGCGCCAGGTTAACGATGGCTACAAACTTCTGGAAGAATTGGGAGCGGTGGATGACAAGCGCCGCGTCACCCGGCTCGGTCGAACCATGTCGCGGCTGCCCCTGGATCCGCGCCTGGCCAGGATGCTGGTCACGGCCGCCGAACTTGGCAGCCTGTCGGAAACCCTGGTGATTATTGCCGGGCTGAGCGTTCAGGACCCACGGGAGCGCCCCCAGGACAAGCAGCAGGCTGCGGATCAGGCCCACGCGCCTTTTAATGACAAAGAATCCGATTTTCTGACGTTGCTGAATGTCTGGAACTTCTACGAAGAACAGCGTCAGGAGTTGTCCCAGAACCAGCTCAAGAAGGTTTGCCAGAAGAGCTTTCTTAGCTGGATGCGGATGCGGGAATGGCGGGATATTCATCGCCAGCTCACCTTGATTTGCCGCGAACAGAAACTCTCGGTCAACAAGGATGCGGCCAGTTACGAAGCCCTCCACAAGGCGATACTGGCGGGTCTCCTTGGCCAGGTGGCGGTGAAGGTCGAGAAAAAAGAATACCTGGCGACACGAAACCGCAAAGTGCTGATCTTTCCCGGCTCCAAGGTGGCCAAGACCGGCCCGAAGTGGATCGTTGCCACCGAGATTGTGGAGACCAGTCGGGTGTTTGCGCGAGTGGTGGCCGCCATTCAACCTGAATGGATTGAGCCTATCGCCGGTCATATCGTCAAACACCATTATTTTGAACCCCACTGGGAGCAGAAGCGGGCCCAGGTGATGGGCTATGAAAAGGTCACACTTTACGGCCTGGATATTGTCGCCAAGCGTCGTATTCCCTACGCCAAAGTGGATCCTGCGGAATGCCGTAACCTGTTTATCCGGCGAGCACTGGTGGAGGGGGATTACCGGTCAAAGGCGCCGTTTATCGCCCGAAACCGGGAAATGCTCGACACCGTTGAGAATCTGGAGAAGAAGACTCGTCGCAGGGACCTGCTCGTTGACGATGAAGTGCTGGTGGCCTTCTATGATGAACGCCTGCCTGCAGACATCATCAGCGGCCGCCATTTCGAGAGCTGGTGGAAGGGGCTCTCGGCGGAGCAATTGAAAGAGCTGGAGCTTACCGAAGCCGACATTCTCCAGCGACCGGTGGATGCCCAGGCCGCGGACCTGTATCCCGATTATCTGGAGTGGGAGGGCGTTCGGTACCCGTTGAGCTATGAGTTCGAACCCACCAGCGAAAAGGACGGCGTCACGCTTCAGGTTCCTTTGATGGCCCTCAAACAGATTCCGTCCCGTCGCCTGGAATGGCTGGTGCCGGGGCTGTTGAGGGAGAAGTGCATTGCCCTGGTGAAATCTCTGCCCAAGGCGTTGCGCCGGAACTTTGTGCCGGTACCTGATTTCGTGGATGCGGCGCTCGAGAATCTTCAGCCCTCCAACGAGCCGCTTACGCTGCAGCTGGGTGAGCAGTTGCGCCGCATGACTGGCGTCCAGATTGATCCTGAGGCCTGGTCGGACACCGAATTACCCAAGCACCTGCGGATGAACCTTCGCGTTATGGGTGACGGCGGTCGCACCATTGCCGAGAGCCGTGAAACGGCTGATCTGCAGCACCAACTTGAGGGTCAGGCCGAGCAGGCGCTTGAGTCGGCGACAAAGGATGATTCGCGCACAGAGCCAAGCGGTGAGTACACCGACTGGCAGTTCGGAACATTGCCCGAACAGGTTCAGACAGAAAAGGGTGGCATGCAGGTGACCGTCTATCCGGCGCTTGAGGATCTGGGCAAGCAGGTGCGCCAGATACGCTGTCTGGACCGATTGACCGCTGAAGACACCACCCGAAAGGCAATCGCCCGCCTGATCCTGAACCGCTTCGGCAGGACGCTCGATGATCTGGAGCGGAAACTGCCGCATTTCAAGCAATCGGCGCTCATGTTTGCTCCGGTGGGCCAGTCGAAAGTGTTGCTGGACGATCTGCTGTTGGCGACAGCCATGCAGCACTTTCTCCCGGACGCGGTTCCACGGACTGCAGAGGACTTCAACCGTGTGTTTGACGCTCACCGGGGTGATTTCATTCCGGCCCTGGAGCAGGCAGACGAGCGATTGTATCAGGCCATGTCCGGTTACCAGAAAGTGGCAAAACAGTTGAAAGGCAAAATCAACCTGGCGTTGGCCAACAGCATGGCCGACCTGAAGTTTCAGCTACAGAACCTGGTGTACCCCGGATTCCTGGTGGAAACGCCGCCCGAGTGGCTGGCGGAGTTCGGGCGTTACTTTGAGGCCGCCCTGGTTCGGCTGGAGAAGATGCCACGGGAAATGGGGCGGGAGCGTGAGTTTCTTCACGCTATTGAGCCACTCTGGTCCCGATACGCTGTCAAGCGGGACGAACAAAAGCGACAGGGCGTTCGAGACCCCGAACTGGTGGTTTACCGCTGGATGCTGGAAGAGTTCCGGGTGTCGTTTTTTGCACAGCAACTGGGTACGGTGATGACGGTGTCGGTAAAACGCCTGGACCGGCAGTGGGAGAAAACGCGGGTCTGA
- a CDS encoding acyl-CoA thioesterase, whose translation MSVPGNLVNTITMPLRWGDMDAYGHANNTVYFRFFEEARIVWLASLDLGGPDEPTGPVIIKTSATFLKELNHPATVEVKTYADKAGNTSLDTYHLLTDVDTGAVYAEGYAKIVWFDRKTRSSAPLPDTLRALATS comes from the coding sequence ATGTCAGTACCGGGAAATCTTGTAAACACAATCACCATGCCCCTCCGGTGGGGAGACATGGATGCATACGGCCACGCCAATAATACAGTCTACTTCCGATTCTTTGAGGAAGCGCGCATTGTGTGGCTGGCATCACTGGATCTGGGCGGGCCTGACGAGCCCACCGGCCCCGTCATTATAAAGACCAGCGCAACCTTTCTAAAGGAATTGAACCACCCGGCAACGGTTGAGGTGAAAACATACGCTGACAAGGCAGGTAACACCAGTCTCGACACCTACCATTTGCTGACAGATGTCGATACCGGCGCCGTATATGCGGAAGGCTATGCAAAAATCGTCTGGTTCGACCGAAAGACGCGCTCATCGGCTCCACTGCCAGACACCCTCAGGGCACTGGCAACGTCTTGA
- a CDS encoding beta-ketoacyl-ACP synthase III: MIKAVISGTGLYTPPATIDNDELVEAFNQYVELFNAENADKIASGDVTPLQPSSSSFIEKASGIKCRHVIDKDGILDPKRMKPYIPDRINEEPSVQCDMAITACREALEQAGKSAQDVDAVIVACSNLQRAYPAVSIEVQEALGIDGFAYDMNVACSSATFGLQAAVNSVENGSARAVLVVSPEICSGHLNFRDRDSHFIFGDACTAILVEREEDTREGQGFEILGTSLKTKFSNNIRNNFGFLNRADDSGVGKPDKLFVQQGRKVFKEVSPLVAETIQKQLQSLSLAPDDLRRMWLHQANLNMNQLIARKVLGRDATEEEAPVILDEYANTSSAGSIIAFHKNKDDLVSGDLGVICSFGAGYSIGSVVVRRR, from the coding sequence GTGATTAAAGCCGTTATTAGCGGGACCGGTCTCTACACACCGCCAGCAACCATTGATAATGACGAACTGGTCGAAGCCTTCAATCAGTACGTTGAACTGTTCAACGCCGAGAACGCAGACAAAATCGCCAGTGGCGATGTGACGCCTCTGCAGCCATCCTCCTCTTCGTTTATCGAGAAAGCGTCCGGCATCAAGTGCCGCCATGTTATCGACAAGGATGGCATTCTCGATCCAAAACGCATGAAACCCTACATTCCCGATCGCATTAACGAAGAGCCCTCGGTGCAATGCGACATGGCCATTACCGCTTGCCGTGAGGCCCTTGAGCAAGCGGGCAAGTCGGCACAGGACGTCGATGCCGTGATTGTTGCCTGTTCCAACCTGCAGCGGGCCTATCCGGCTGTTTCTATCGAAGTTCAGGAAGCGCTTGGTATCGACGGGTTCGCCTACGATATGAATGTCGCTTGCAGCTCAGCCACGTTCGGCCTTCAGGCGGCAGTCAATTCCGTCGAGAACGGCAGTGCCCGTGCCGTTCTTGTGGTCAGCCCGGAAATCTGTTCCGGCCACCTGAACTTCCGGGATCGGGACAGCCACTTCATCTTTGGTGACGCCTGCACGGCCATCCTGGTTGAACGCGAAGAAGACACCCGTGAGGGCCAGGGGTTCGAGATTCTTGGTACCAGCCTGAAAACCAAATTCTCGAATAACATCCGGAACAATTTCGGGTTCCTCAACCGCGCCGATGATTCCGGCGTAGGCAAGCCGGACAAGCTCTTCGTTCAGCAAGGCCGTAAGGTATTCAAAGAAGTTTCGCCACTGGTTGCCGAGACAATCCAGAAACAGCTGCAAAGCCTTTCCCTGGCCCCGGATGATCTCCGTCGCATGTGGCTGCACCAGGCCAACCTGAACATGAACCAGTTGATAGCGCGCAAGGTACTGGGTCGGGATGCCACCGAGGAAGAGGCACCGGTCATTCTGGATGAGTACGCGAACACCAGCTCTGCCGGTTCGATCATCGCCTTCCACAAGAACAAGGATGACCTTGTCAGTGGTGATCTGGGGGTAATCTGTTCGTTCGGAGCAGGTTATTCCATCGGCAGCGTGGTGGTACGCCGCCGATAG
- a CDS encoding DUF3336 domain-containing protein gives MLKDPRIAKFRKMLAEAPNYEVWKAAALELDFLEGNAEWKEDFASDLYHYEVIYDRLSNLKQYRQQNDVERLKRALREGLHHDLGNMGNPALYTRSRVGTKHLIEEYITQVCEALDYLCDQPVPGFPVADKLQFFRDTLTSYGRPALLLSGGATLGVFHFGVIKALWEKGLLPQVIAGSSIGAIIAGILGVHTDAEIPEMLVPENHNLKAWKWRGLLSAVRGDGLMDQEELRNCLRGNIGEYTFEEAYQRTGRSINVSVSPVQAHQKARLLCGYTSPYLMVWSAVLASAAVPGIFPPVTLMKKDIQGNALPYMPRLKFVDGSVVSDLPIERLVHLYDVNYTIVSQTNPHVVPFLSQRGRDEKLSLANLPMHLLKSEIQFHGQGVFDYLRKRVRPELLRQMSGQLYTIMAQRYSGDVTIAPSYSFKDYSRMLANPDPGYVRQMILDGERATWPKISMIRSHARISKTLERCVRRLKQQNRRTAELRLISNADSGTS, from the coding sequence GTGCTCAAGGATCCAAGAATAGCCAAGTTCCGGAAAATGCTGGCCGAGGCGCCGAACTACGAGGTATGGAAAGCGGCAGCCCTGGAACTGGACTTTTTGGAGGGCAATGCCGAGTGGAAAGAGGATTTTGCCTCTGACCTCTATCATTATGAAGTCATCTACGACCGGCTGAGCAACCTCAAACAGTATCGCCAGCAGAATGACGTGGAACGCCTCAAGCGCGCTCTCCGTGAAGGTTTGCACCATGACCTTGGCAATATGGGCAATCCCGCACTTTATACGCGATCACGCGTCGGCACCAAGCATCTGATCGAGGAGTACATCACGCAGGTCTGTGAAGCGCTGGACTATCTTTGTGATCAACCGGTTCCGGGTTTTCCAGTTGCGGACAAGCTTCAGTTCTTCCGGGACACCCTCACAAGTTATGGCCGCCCGGCACTATTGCTCAGTGGCGGCGCGACTCTTGGCGTGTTCCACTTCGGCGTGATCAAGGCGCTCTGGGAAAAGGGACTTTTGCCCCAGGTTATTGCCGGCTCGAGTATCGGTGCCATCATCGCGGGTATTCTTGGTGTGCACACAGACGCGGAAATCCCTGAAATGCTGGTACCGGAGAACCATAACCTGAAAGCCTGGAAGTGGCGGGGTCTGCTCAGCGCGGTGCGTGGAGACGGGCTCATGGATCAGGAAGAGCTTCGCAACTGCCTGCGGGGCAATATCGGTGAATACACCTTTGAAGAGGCCTATCAGCGTACCGGGCGCTCCATTAATGTGAGTGTCTCACCGGTGCAGGCGCACCAGAAGGCCCGCTTGCTCTGCGGATACACTTCGCCTTATCTGATGGTCTGGAGTGCGGTGTTGGCCAGCGCCGCGGTGCCGGGTATATTCCCGCCGGTTACCCTGATGAAAAAAGACATTCAGGGCAATGCGTTACCGTATATGCCTCGTCTCAAGTTTGTGGATGGCTCGGTTGTAAGCGATTTGCCCATTGAGCGTCTCGTGCACCTGTACGATGTGAATTATACTATCGTGAGTCAGACCAATCCCCATGTAGTTCCTTTCCTGAGCCAGCGGGGGCGGGATGAAAAACTGTCCCTCGCTAATCTGCCTATGCATCTTCTGAAATCCGAGATCCAGTTTCATGGCCAGGGAGTGTTCGATTACCTGCGAAAAAGGGTCAGGCCGGAACTTCTGCGCCAGATGTCCGGTCAGCTGTACACCATTATGGCCCAGCGGTACTCCGGAGACGTCACTATTGCACCCTCGTATTCGTTCAAAGACTACAGCAGGATGCTGGCGAATCCCGATCCGGGCTACGTGCGGCAGATGATATTGGACGGCGAACGGGCCACATGGCCAAAAATCTCCATGATCCGCTCCCACGCTCGCATCTCGAAAACCCTTGAGCGTTGTGTGCGACGGCTCAAGCAACAGAATCGGCGCACTGCCGAGCTCAGACTGATCAGTAACGCGGATTCCGGTACGTCCTGA